In Polyodon spathula isolate WHYD16114869_AA chromosome 11, ASM1765450v1, whole genome shotgun sequence, one genomic interval encodes:
- the LOC121322717 gene encoding myosin-9-like isoform X12 → MGTQGSGRKRIPNRERLTAEDDALNLIAREAESRLAAKRAARAEAREIRMKELERQQKEIYQVQKKYYGLDNKWGDIEQWMEDSERYSRRARRNTSMSDDDERMSVGSRGSLRSDFDSTAVYGGAGSPKDKPKKKSSKATNGFDEGYHGSTQSRKSSRSSRHSDESRRSQSSRQEHLLGNHYSSDLYSNSGLSSSSRAQSSAQNGTRPSMLCSDALLPRSLRGSLYEESVHSGTRRFSASSSRAPSEYSGFPGSSSRASSRASSARASPVVEERPERDFAEKGSRSASTLSAATLASLGGSSSRRGSGDTSISADTEASIREIKDSLAEVEEKYRKAMVSNAQLDNEKSNFMFQVDTMKDSLMELEEQLAETRRELDEKVKEHERERHAHSVLKFQFNEMKENLRQSEELLAEIRQLKLKQESSVREVSDLQETIEWKDKKIGALERQKEYFDVIRTERDELRDEIVLLKDVIKKHGIVLGAELTSNGEVGDAVLDSTVHTDSVKRSASDSTPVLQTPRDGLIGKATAVEMKISLLADVGNKEILQSAGDKAEKQESWDDDAETQEGHVGEKAQENLAENEQSASMPDDDTLNDPGDVQQREQSDISSQTVEPDSTLGSNTLAWSSVDDGDDINENDIDEHSPVLELTYSVDDGSLEADSLIAEGEIMRERETEAINRGGEGGKEVVQVITGPDDEVEDETEQALSDKEAETTEKGNSDGQQSVQSAEEMRIEGGETKTQEESLDSNKEECATGSAVTEKVSDEENELAQDPIEKAVEANCIGEERVQKADDTHIEGKEIQEEGNVKQVIEEAEIKGLVKDDVFGDKNAQKAEHKIAQSPPEKSDENNCTGEEGVQTAEDTNIEGKETQEGSRTNLEGSTATEGEVKQAAETVEVKGLVKGEVLGERDAIYEQGAIDELVKEKEPGASTANEEKAEHEIAPGPTEKVVEANCTGEERVQTAEDTNIEGNETQKETIDRTNVKQVTEKVEAEGLAVDKVLDEEKVIPEQGEIDKLMENKEPGASTGSEEKVEHEIAQGPTEKVEEKVNHAGEDIVRSAEAIHTKGAQDENIDSTDIMEMTVTEGDVRQVTEKVGDESLVQLEKTGITGECQEELDSDVVKSKDASSCEAQTEHEEQEGVTMETKAEQIEEHEHESGEIEDSEKALQSIAIDEPETSCNDSTVMEEVTVGSNVQAGNEKKELVSLEPETKQEEEVLPRDTMTPTVVHHEPDSEDKGVSEEALQHRSEDEPEVSCESGTTNNNVERVTDENDSKENYGDMTASCVVQEDDQGEVSIPLEDKGGDIEEVKNEIGNSSQKDEGEGLKQDDLKKEDSEKKVQSQKTTEDQNEEDKLENETNLESHTAAEQSVEGIANVETVQENIMDRVIDQGTGDDVKEEPLFGGEGQKVISEDYIEMIEEETRTVNKELKGTESRNVGLAVVKDVVGSKRETVAQFEICVEKVGAELDHQDNLDEKIHPKNLETVGTVTEDSKPSENSELLPADKVASQSTVQVETLKDEKINQGLEPAVTVADNIKSECMFPNGSEQEKTDVSKETAETVIQQTTADLSGCAISEEMDIAEKKVDAFHLEKERESKDQQPQHEHQDEAQEVKQEEAVEEKSVEKVENIPDDIQEQEQVPAKEEKQDETQLTQKEVQEEKGETEKEEEKDNEEDEEGESFDFDDEVGQDLEESDQKVCLEDPLKQKQTQQQGAETNDSSPVTKTGSQDKEQRSEKGDADQLKTNDSESEKTGGEQNQKELEEVCSSGSQESVKESGERGQQGEDGTEQGNIGRGLEKELGESIKRRSMFEDSVGESVGQKPDSAQGKEDSNSGSTEDLGKQDAAKGSKKGKGKNKDECQIS, encoded by the exons GCGGAGTCCCGTTTGGCTGCGAAGCGAGCTGCACGGGCGGAGGCACGGGAGATCAGAATGAAGGAGCTGGAGAGACAGCAGAAAGAG ATCTATCAGGTTCAGAAG AAATATTACGGTCTGGACAACAAATGGGGCGATATCGAGCAGTGGATG GAAGACAGTGAGAGGTACTCCCGCCGAGCACGGAGAAACACCTCG ATGTCCGATGATGATGAGCGAATGTCCGTGGGCAGCCGTGGCAGCCTGAGG TCAGACTTCGACAGCACTGCTGTCTATGGAGGG GCTGGCTCACCCAAGGACAAGCCCAAGAAGAAGAGTTCTAAAGCC ACCAATGGTTTTGATGAAGGGTACCATGGATCTACTCAGAGTAGAAAGTCTAGTAGG AGCTCAAGGCACAGCGATGAGAGTAGGAGATCACAGTCATCCAGACAGGAGCACCTGCTG GGGAATCACTACTCCTCGGACCTGTACAGTAACAGCggcctctcctcctcctccagggCCCAGTCTTCAGCTCAAAATGGAACGcgg CCTTCCATGCTTTGTAGTGACGCCCTTCTGCCTCGGAGCCTCAGG GGCTCCCTGTACGAGGAGAGTGTGCACAGCGGGACGCGCCGCTTTAGTGCCTCTAGCTCTCGAGCT CCCTCGGAATACAGTGGTTTCCCGGGCTCCAGCTCCCGTGCTTCCTCCCGGGCAAGCTCGGCCCGTGCCAGCCCTGTG GTTGAAGAAAGACCGGAGAGGGACTTTGCTGAAAAG GGATCCCGCAGCGCTTCCACCCTGTCAGCTGCTACTCTTGCCTCTTTGGGCGGGTCTTCCTCCCGGAGAGGAAGTGGAGACACCTCGATCTCAGCCGATACAGAAGCCTCAATCCGAGAGATTAAG GACTCCCTGGCCGAGGTCGAGGAGAAGTACAGGAAGGCCATGGTGTCCAACGCCCAGCTGGACAACGAGAAGTCCAACTTCATGTTCCAGGTGGACACCATGAAGGACTCTCTGATGGAGCTGGAGGAGCAGCTGGCCGAGACGAGGAGAGAGTTAGACGAGAAGGTCAAG GAACATGAAAGAGAACGACACGCCCACTCTGTGTTGAAATTCCAGTTTAACGAGATGAAAGAAAACCTTAGACAAAGTGAAGAATTGTTAGCT GAAATTCGGCAGCTGAAACTGAAGCAGGAGAGCTCTGTTAGAGAGGTTTCAGACTTGCAGGAAACCATCGAATGGAAGGATAAAAAGATAGGG GCGTTAGAGAGGCAGAAGGAATATTTTGATGTAATCCGGACTGAGCGTGATGAGCTCAGAGATGAGATTGTCCTGCTCAAGGATGTAATAAAG AAACATGGGATAGTTCTAGGCGCAGAGCTGACAAGCAATGGAGAAGTGGGCGACGCAGTTCTTGACAGCACAGTCCACACTGACTCTGTGAAACGATCAGCGTCAGACTCCACTCCGGTTCTGCAGACTCCTAGGGATGGGCTGATTG GCAAAGCCACGGCGGTGGAGATGAAAATTTCGCTTTTGGCGGATGTTGGAAATAAAGAGATCTTGCAGAGTGCCGGGGACAAGGCTGAAAAGCAGGAGAGCTGGGATGACGATGCTGAGACACAGGAAGGGCATGTCGGTGAAAAAGCACAAGAGAATTTGGCTGAAAATGAACAGTCAGCATCAATGCCTGATGACGACACACTAAATGACCCAGGGGATGTTCAGCAACGGGAGCAGAGTGACATTTCCAGTCAGACCGTAGAGCCTGACAGTACCTTAGGCAGTAATACACTTGCTTGGAGCTCAGTTGATGATGGAGATGACATAAATGAAAATGACATTGACGAGCACAGTCCAGTTCTTGAGCTGACATACAGTGTAGACGATGGAAGTTTAGAGGCCGACAGTCTGATAGCAGAAGGAGAGATCATGAGAGAGAGGGAAACGGAAGCGATTAACAGGGGGGGTGAAGGAGGCAAGGAAGTGGTGCAGGTAATAACAGGACCCGATGATGAGGTGGAAGATGAGACTGAGCAAGCCCTTTCCGATAAAGAAGCTGAAACTACTGAAAAGGGTAATAGTGATGGTCAACAAAGTGTTCAGAGTGCAGAGGAGATGAGAATAGAGGGTGGTGAGACTAAAACCCAAGAAGAAAGCTTAGACAGTAACAAGGAAGAGTGTGCAACAGGGAGTGCTGTCACTGAAAAAGTTTCAGATGAAGAGAATGAACTTGCTCAGGATCCTATAGAAAAGGCTGTTGAGGCTAATTGTATTGGTGAGGAAAGAGTTCAGAAAGCCGACGATACCCATATTGAAGGCAAAGAAATACAAGAGGAGGGTAATGTAAAGCAAGTAATAGAAGAAGCAGAAATCAAAGGCTTGGTAAAAGATGATGTTTTTGGTGACAAGAATGCGCAAAAGGCTGAACATAAAATTGCTCAGAGTCCTCCAGAAAAAAGTGATGAGAATAATTGTACTGGTGAGGAAGGAGTTCAGACTGCCGAGGATACCAATATAGAAGGCAAAGAAACACAAGAGGGAAGCAGAACAAATCTTGAGGGAAGTACAGCAACAGAGGGTGAAGTAAAACAAGCAGCAGAAACAGTAGAGGTTAAAGGGTTGGTAAAAGGTGAAGTTTTGGGTGAGAGGGATGCGATTTATGAGCAGGGAGCAATAGATGAATTGGTGAAGGAAAAGGAGCCAGGTGCAAGTACAGCAAATGAGGAAAAGGCTGAACATGAAATTGCTCCTGGACCTACAGAAAAAGTTGTTGAGGCTAATTGTACTGGTGAGGAAAGAGTGCAGACTGCCGAGGATACCAATATCGAAGGCAATGAAACACAAAAGGAAACCATAGACCGCACAAATGTGAAACAAGTAACAGAAAAAGTAGAGGCTGAAGGTTTGGCAGTGGACAAAGTTTTGGATGAAGAGAAGGTGATTCCTGAGCAAGGAGAAATAGATAAATTAATGGAGAACAAGGAGCCAGGGGCAAGTACAGGATCTGAGGAAAAGGTTGAACATGAAATTGCTCAGGGTCCTACAGAAAAAGTTGAAGAAAAAGTAAATCATGCTGGTGAGGATATAGTTAGGAGTGCTGAGGCTATCCATACAAAAGGAGCACAAGATGAAAACATAGACAGCACAGATATTATGGAAATGACAGTGACAGAAGGTGATGTAAGACAGGTAACAGAAAAAGTAGGGGATGAAAGTTTGGTTCAGTTAGAAAAGACAGGCATTACAGGTGAGTGCCAAGAGGAGTTGGATAGTGATGTAGTGAAGAGCAAAGATGCGAGTTCATGTGAGGCTCAGACGGAGCACGAGGAACAGGAAGGGGTTACCATGGAAACTAAAGCAGAGCAAATAGAAGAACATGAGCATGAATCCGGGGAGATTGAGGATAGTGAAAAGGCCCTACAAAGTATTGCAATTGATGAACCAGAGACTTCATGCAATGACAGCACAGTCATGGAGGAGGTGACTGTGGGATCAAATGTCCAGGCTGGCAATGAGAAAAAAGAATTAGTTTCTTTAGAGCCTGAAACAAAGCAGGAAGAAGAGGTCCTACCAAGAGATACAATGACCCCAACCGTTGTCCATCATGAGCCGGATTCAGAGGACAAAGGTGTAAGTGAGGAAGCCTTACAACACAGATCTGAGGATGAACCAGAAGTTAGTTGTGAAAGTGGCACAACCAACAACAATGTAGAAAGAGTGACTGATGAGAATGACAGTAAAGAAAACTATGGAGATATGACAGCTTCATGTGTTGTACAAGAAGATGACCAAGGAGAAGTCTCAATACCTCTGGAAGATAAGGGTGGAGATATTGAGGAAGTCAAGAATGAGATAGGCAACAGCAGCCAAAAAGATGAAGGAGAAGGACTTAAACAAGACGACTTGAAGAAGGAAGATTctgaaaagaaagtgcagagtCAGAAAACAACTGAAGACCAAAACGAAGAAGATAAACTTGAAAATGAAACCAATTTAGAAAGTCACACTGCAGCAGAGCAGAGTGTTGAAGGAATAGCAAATGTTGAAACTGTACAGGAAAATATCATGGATAGGGTCATAGATCAAGGGACTGGAGATGATGTAAAAGAGGAACCTTTGTTTGGTGGAGAGGGTCAAAAAGTAATTTCAGAAGACTACATTGAGATGATTGAAGAAGAAACGAGAACTGTAAACAAGGAATTGAAGGGAACAGAGAGTCGAAACGTAGGGCTAGCGGTTGTTAAAGATGTTGTTGGGTCTAAGAGAGAAACAGTAGCTCAGTTTGAAATCTGTGTGGAGAAAGTAGGTGCTGAACTTGACCACCAAGACAATTTAGATGAAAAAATACACCCTAAGAACCTTGAAACAGTTGGCACTGTCACAGAAGATAGTAAACCCAGTGAAAACTCTGAACTGTTACCAGCAGACAAAGTGGCTTCACAAAGTACCGTACAAGTAGAGACCCTTAAAGATGAGAAAATCAATCAAGGTCTTGAGCCAGCAGTCACAGTGGCAGATAATATCAAATCAGAATGCATGTTCCCTAATGGCAGTGAGCAGGAGAAAACTGATGTTAGCAAAGAGACAGCTGAAACAGTCATTCAGCAAACTACAGCTGATTTAAGCGGATGTGCTATATCGGAGGAAATGGATATTGCTGAGAAGAAAGTCGATGCATTTCATttggagaaagaaagagagagtaAAGACCAGCAGCCTCAACATGAACACCAAGACGAGGCCCAGGAAGTGAAGCAAGAGGAAGCGGTAGAAGAAAAGAGTGTGGAAAAAGTAGAGAACATTCCTGACGACATCCAAGAACAAGAGCAAGTACCTGCTAAAGAGGAAAAGCAGGATGAGACACAGCTCACACAAAAGGAAGTTCAAGAGGAGAAAGGTGAGACAGAGAAGGAGGAAGAAAAGGACaatgaggaagatgaggaaggaGAGTCATTCGACTTTGATGATGAAGTGGGACAGGATTTGGAAGAGTCGGATCAGAAAGTTTGCCTAGAAGATCCACTTAAGCAGAAACAGACACAGCAACAGGGTGCTGAAACAAACGATAGTAGTCCTGTGACCAAGACTGGTAGTCAAGATAAAGAACAAAGAAGTGAGAAGGGAGATGCAGATCAGCTTAAAACTAACGATTCAGAAAGTGAAAAGACAGGGGGAGAGCAAAACCAAAAGGAATTGGAGGAGGTTTGTTCTTCTGGTAGTCAGGAAAGTGTGAAGGAGTCGGGAGAGAGAGGGCAGCAGGGTGAGGACGGGACAGAGCAAGGAAACATAGGGAGGGGGCTCGAGAAGGAGCTGGGAGAGAGTATAAAAAGGCGAAGTATGTTTGAAGACAGTGTAGGGGAATCCGTGGGGCAGAAGCCAGACAGCGCACAGGGTAAGGAGGATAGCAATTCAGGAAGTACTGAGGATCTTGGAAAGCAAGATGCAGCCAAGGGGAGTAAGAAAGGAAAGGGGAAAAATAAGGATGAGTGTCAGATATCATGA
- the LOC121322717 gene encoding uncharacterized protein LOC121322717 isoform X4 — protein sequence MGTQGSGRKRIPNRERLTAEDDALNLIAREAESRLAAKRAARAEAREIRMKELERQQKEIYQVQKEDSERYSRRARRNTSMSDDDERMSVGSRGSLRSDFDSTAVYGGAGSPKDKPKKKSSKATNGFDEGYHGSTQSRKSSRSSRHSDESRRSQSSRQEHLLGNHYSSDLYSNSGLSSSSRAQSSAQNGTRPSMLCSDALLPRSLRGSLYEESVHSGTRRFSASSSRAPSEYSGFPGSSSRASSRASSARASPVLLEDSSSIAGFLRSSAHSSSSSVRSDLDDVTIPDFPDVEERPERDFAEKGSRSASTLSAATLASLGGSSSRRGSGDTSISADTEASIREIKDIHELKDQIQDVESRYMQGLKEMKDSLAEVEEKYRKAMVSNAQLDNEKSNFMFQVDTMKDSLMELEEQLAETRRELDEKVKEHERERHAHSVLKFQFNEMKENLRQSEELLAEIRQLKLKQESSVREVSDLQETIEWKDKKIGALERQKEYFDVIRTERDELRDEIVLLKDVIKKHGIVLGAELTSNGEVGDAVLDSTVHTDSVKRSASDSTPVLQTPRDGLIGKATAVEMKISLLADVGNKEILQSAGDKAEKQESWDDDAETQEGHVGEKAQENLAENEQSASMPDDDTLNDPGDVQQREQSDISSQTVEPDSTLGSNTLAWSSVDDGDDINENDIDEHSPVLELTYSVDDGSLEADSLIAEGEIMRERETEAINRGGEGGKEVVQVITGPDDEVEDETEQALSDKEAETTEKGNSDGQQSVQSAEEMRIEGGETKTQEESLDSNKEECATGSAVTEKVSDEENELAQDPIEKAVEANCIGEERVQKADDTHIEGKEIQEEGNVKQVIEEAEIKGLVKDDVFGDKNAQKAEHKIAQSPPEKSDENNCTGEEGVQTAEDTNIEGKETQEGSRTNLEGSTATEGEVKQAAETVEVKGLVKGEVLGERDAIYEQGAIDELVKEKEPGASTANEEKAEHEIAPGPTEKVVEANCTGEERVQTAEDTNIEGNETQKETIDRTNVKQVTEKVEAEGLAVDKVLDEEKVIPEQGEIDKLMENKEPGASTGSEEKVEHEIAQGPTEKVEEKVNHAGEDIVRSAEAIHTKGAQDENIDSTDIMEMTVTEGDVRQVTEKVGDESLVQLEKTGITGECQEELDSDVVKSKDASSCEAQTEHEEQEGVTMETKAEQIEEHEHESGEIEDSEKALQSIAIDEPETSCNDSTVMEEVTVGSNVQAGNEKKELVSLEPETKQEEEVLPRDTMTPTVVHHEPDSEDKGVSEEALQHRSEDEPEVSCESGTTNNNVERVTDENDSKENYGDMTASCVVQEDDQGEVSIPLEDKGGDIEEVKNEIGNSSQKDEGEGLKQDDLKKEDSEKKVQSQKTTEDQNEEDKLENETNLESHTAAEQSVEGIANVETVQENIMDRVIDQGTGDDVKEEPLFGGEGQKVISEDYIEMIEEETRTVNKELKGTESRNVGLAVVKDVVGSKRETVAQFEICVEKVGAELDHQDNLDEKIHPKNLETVGTVTEDSKPSENSELLPADKVASQSTVQVETLKDEKINQGLEPAVTVADNIKSECMFPNGSEQEKTDVSKETAETVIQQTTADLSGCAISEEMDIAEKKVDAFHLEKERESKDQQPQHEHQDEAQEVKQEEAVEEKSVEKVENIPDDIQEQEQVPAKEEKQDETQLTQKEVQEEKGETEKEEEKDNEEDEEGESFDFDDEVGQDLEESDQKVCLEDPLKQKQTQQQGAETNDSSPVTKTGSQDKEQRSEKGDADQLKTNDSESEKTGGEQNQKELEEVCSSGSQESVKESGERGQQGEDGTEQGNIGRGLEKELGESIKRRSMFEDSVGESVGQKPDSAQGKEDSNSGSTEDLGKQDAAKGSKKGKGKNKDECQIS from the exons GCGGAGTCCCGTTTGGCTGCGAAGCGAGCTGCACGGGCGGAGGCACGGGAGATCAGAATGAAGGAGCTGGAGAGACAGCAGAAAGAG ATCTATCAGGTTCAGAAG GAAGACAGTGAGAGGTACTCCCGCCGAGCACGGAGAAACACCTCG ATGTCCGATGATGATGAGCGAATGTCCGTGGGCAGCCGTGGCAGCCTGAGG TCAGACTTCGACAGCACTGCTGTCTATGGAGGG GCTGGCTCACCCAAGGACAAGCCCAAGAAGAAGAGTTCTAAAGCC ACCAATGGTTTTGATGAAGGGTACCATGGATCTACTCAGAGTAGAAAGTCTAGTAGG AGCTCAAGGCACAGCGATGAGAGTAGGAGATCACAGTCATCCAGACAGGAGCACCTGCTG GGGAATCACTACTCCTCGGACCTGTACAGTAACAGCggcctctcctcctcctccagggCCCAGTCTTCAGCTCAAAATGGAACGcgg CCTTCCATGCTTTGTAGTGACGCCCTTCTGCCTCGGAGCCTCAGG GGCTCCCTGTACGAGGAGAGTGTGCACAGCGGGACGCGCCGCTTTAGTGCCTCTAGCTCTCGAGCT CCCTCGGAATACAGTGGTTTCCCGGGCTCCAGCTCCCGTGCTTCCTCCCGGGCAAGCTCGGCCCGTGCCAGCCCTGTG CTGCTGGAGGACTCCAGCTCCATAGCAGGATTCCTGCGCAGCTCggctcacagcagcagcagcagtgtgcgGAGTGACCTGGATGACGTCACCATTCCTGACTTCCCAGAC GTTGAAGAAAGACCGGAGAGGGACTTTGCTGAAAAG GGATCCCGCAGCGCTTCCACCCTGTCAGCTGCTACTCTTGCCTCTTTGGGCGGGTCTTCCTCCCGGAGAGGAAGTGGAGACACCTCGATCTCAGCCGATACAGAAGCCTCAATCCGAGAGATTAAG GATATTCATGAGCTAAAGGACCAGATTCAGGATGTGGAGAGCAGATACATGCAGGGGCTCAAAGAAATGAAG GACTCCCTGGCCGAGGTCGAGGAGAAGTACAGGAAGGCCATGGTGTCCAACGCCCAGCTGGACAACGAGAAGTCCAACTTCATGTTCCAGGTGGACACCATGAAGGACTCTCTGATGGAGCTGGAGGAGCAGCTGGCCGAGACGAGGAGAGAGTTAGACGAGAAGGTCAAG GAACATGAAAGAGAACGACACGCCCACTCTGTGTTGAAATTCCAGTTTAACGAGATGAAAGAAAACCTTAGACAAAGTGAAGAATTGTTAGCT GAAATTCGGCAGCTGAAACTGAAGCAGGAGAGCTCTGTTAGAGAGGTTTCAGACTTGCAGGAAACCATCGAATGGAAGGATAAAAAGATAGGG GCGTTAGAGAGGCAGAAGGAATATTTTGATGTAATCCGGACTGAGCGTGATGAGCTCAGAGATGAGATTGTCCTGCTCAAGGATGTAATAAAG AAACATGGGATAGTTCTAGGCGCAGAGCTGACAAGCAATGGAGAAGTGGGCGACGCAGTTCTTGACAGCACAGTCCACACTGACTCTGTGAAACGATCAGCGTCAGACTCCACTCCGGTTCTGCAGACTCCTAGGGATGGGCTGATTG GCAAAGCCACGGCGGTGGAGATGAAAATTTCGCTTTTGGCGGATGTTGGAAATAAAGAGATCTTGCAGAGTGCCGGGGACAAGGCTGAAAAGCAGGAGAGCTGGGATGACGATGCTGAGACACAGGAAGGGCATGTCGGTGAAAAAGCACAAGAGAATTTGGCTGAAAATGAACAGTCAGCATCAATGCCTGATGACGACACACTAAATGACCCAGGGGATGTTCAGCAACGGGAGCAGAGTGACATTTCCAGTCAGACCGTAGAGCCTGACAGTACCTTAGGCAGTAATACACTTGCTTGGAGCTCAGTTGATGATGGAGATGACATAAATGAAAATGACATTGACGAGCACAGTCCAGTTCTTGAGCTGACATACAGTGTAGACGATGGAAGTTTAGAGGCCGACAGTCTGATAGCAGAAGGAGAGATCATGAGAGAGAGGGAAACGGAAGCGATTAACAGGGGGGGTGAAGGAGGCAAGGAAGTGGTGCAGGTAATAACAGGACCCGATGATGAGGTGGAAGATGAGACTGAGCAAGCCCTTTCCGATAAAGAAGCTGAAACTACTGAAAAGGGTAATAGTGATGGTCAACAAAGTGTTCAGAGTGCAGAGGAGATGAGAATAGAGGGTGGTGAGACTAAAACCCAAGAAGAAAGCTTAGACAGTAACAAGGAAGAGTGTGCAACAGGGAGTGCTGTCACTGAAAAAGTTTCAGATGAAGAGAATGAACTTGCTCAGGATCCTATAGAAAAGGCTGTTGAGGCTAATTGTATTGGTGAGGAAAGAGTTCAGAAAGCCGACGATACCCATATTGAAGGCAAAGAAATACAAGAGGAGGGTAATGTAAAGCAAGTAATAGAAGAAGCAGAAATCAAAGGCTTGGTAAAAGATGATGTTTTTGGTGACAAGAATGCGCAAAAGGCTGAACATAAAATTGCTCAGAGTCCTCCAGAAAAAAGTGATGAGAATAATTGTACTGGTGAGGAAGGAGTTCAGACTGCCGAGGATACCAATATAGAAGGCAAAGAAACACAAGAGGGAAGCAGAACAAATCTTGAGGGAAGTACAGCAACAGAGGGTGAAGTAAAACAAGCAGCAGAAACAGTAGAGGTTAAAGGGTTGGTAAAAGGTGAAGTTTTGGGTGAGAGGGATGCGATTTATGAGCAGGGAGCAATAGATGAATTGGTGAAGGAAAAGGAGCCAGGTGCAAGTACAGCAAATGAGGAAAAGGCTGAACATGAAATTGCTCCTGGACCTACAGAAAAAGTTGTTGAGGCTAATTGTACTGGTGAGGAAAGAGTGCAGACTGCCGAGGATACCAATATCGAAGGCAATGAAACACAAAAGGAAACCATAGACCGCACAAATGTGAAACAAGTAACAGAAAAAGTAGAGGCTGAAGGTTTGGCAGTGGACAAAGTTTTGGATGAAGAGAAGGTGATTCCTGAGCAAGGAGAAATAGATAAATTAATGGAGAACAAGGAGCCAGGGGCAAGTACAGGATCTGAGGAAAAGGTTGAACATGAAATTGCTCAGGGTCCTACAGAAAAAGTTGAAGAAAAAGTAAATCATGCTGGTGAGGATATAGTTAGGAGTGCTGAGGCTATCCATACAAAAGGAGCACAAGATGAAAACATAGACAGCACAGATATTATGGAAATGACAGTGACAGAAGGTGATGTAAGACAGGTAACAGAAAAAGTAGGGGATGAAAGTTTGGTTCAGTTAGAAAAGACAGGCATTACAGGTGAGTGCCAAGAGGAGTTGGATAGTGATGTAGTGAAGAGCAAAGATGCGAGTTCATGTGAGGCTCAGACGGAGCACGAGGAACAGGAAGGGGTTACCATGGAAACTAAAGCAGAGCAAATAGAAGAACATGAGCATGAATCCGGGGAGATTGAGGATAGTGAAAAGGCCCTACAAAGTATTGCAATTGATGAACCAGAGACTTCATGCAATGACAGCACAGTCATGGAGGAGGTGACTGTGGGATCAAATGTCCAGGCTGGCAATGAGAAAAAAGAATTAGTTTCTTTAGAGCCTGAAACAAAGCAGGAAGAAGAGGTCCTACCAAGAGATACAATGACCCCAACCGTTGTCCATCATGAGCCGGATTCAGAGGACAAAGGTGTAAGTGAGGAAGCCTTACAACACAGATCTGAGGATGAACCAGAAGTTAGTTGTGAAAGTGGCACAACCAACAACAATGTAGAAAGAGTGACTGATGAGAATGACAGTAAAGAAAACTATGGAGATATGACAGCTTCATGTGTTGTACAAGAAGATGACCAAGGAGAAGTCTCAATACCTCTGGAAGATAAGGGTGGAGATATTGAGGAAGTCAAGAATGAGATAGGCAACAGCAGCCAAAAAGATGAAGGAGAAGGACTTAAACAAGACGACTTGAAGAAGGAAGATTctgaaaagaaagtgcagagtCAGAAAACAACTGAAGACCAAAACGAAGAAGATAAACTTGAAAATGAAACCAATTTAGAAAGTCACACTGCAGCAGAGCAGAGTGTTGAAGGAATAGCAAATGTTGAAACTGTACAGGAAAATATCATGGATAGGGTCATAGATCAAGGGACTGGAGATGATGTAAAAGAGGAACCTTTGTTTGGTGGAGAGGGTCAAAAAGTAATTTCAGAAGACTACATTGAGATGATTGAAGAAGAAACGAGAACTGTAAACAAGGAATTGAAGGGAACAGAGAGTCGAAACGTAGGGCTAGCGGTTGTTAAAGATGTTGTTGGGTCTAAGAGAGAAACAGTAGCTCAGTTTGAAATCTGTGTGGAGAAAGTAGGTGCTGAACTTGACCACCAAGACAATTTAGATGAAAAAATACACCCTAAGAACCTTGAAACAGTTGGCACTGTCACAGAAGATAGTAAACCCAGTGAAAACTCTGAACTGTTACCAGCAGACAAAGTGGCTTCACAAAGTACCGTACAAGTAGAGACCCTTAAAGATGAGAAAATCAATCAAGGTCTTGAGCCAGCAGTCACAGTGGCAGATAATATCAAATCAGAATGCATGTTCCCTAATGGCAGTGAGCAGGAGAAAACTGATGTTAGCAAAGAGACAGCTGAAACAGTCATTCAGCAAACTACAGCTGATTTAAGCGGATGTGCTATATCGGAGGAAATGGATATTGCTGAGAAGAAAGTCGATGCATTTCATttggagaaagaaagagagagtaAAGACCAGCAGCCTCAACATGAACACCAAGACGAGGCCCAGGAAGTGAAGCAAGAGGAAGCGGTAGAAGAAAAGAGTGTGGAAAAAGTAGAGAACATTCCTGACGACATCCAAGAACAAGAGCAAGTACCTGCTAAAGAGGAAAAGCAGGATGAGACACAGCTCACACAAAAGGAAGTTCAAGAGGAGAAAGGTGAGACAGAGAAGGAGGAAGAAAAGGACaatgaggaagatgaggaaggaGAGTCATTCGACTTTGATGATGAAGTGGGACAGGATTTGGAAGAGTCGGATCAGAAAGTTTGCCTAGAAGATCCACTTAAGCAGAAACAGACACAGCAACAGGGTGCTGAAACAAACGATAGTAGTCCTGTGACCAAGACTGGTAGTCAAGATAAAGAACAAAGAAGTGAGAAGGGAGATGCAGATCAGCTTAAAACTAACGATTCAGAAAGTGAAAAGACAGGGGGAGAGCAAAACCAAAAGGAATTGGAGGAGGTTTGTTCTTCTGGTAGTCAGGAAAGTGTGAAGGAGTCGGGAGAGAGAGGGCAGCAGGGTGAGGACGGGACAGAGCAAGGAAACATAGGGAGGGGGCTCGAGAAGGAGCTGGGAGAGAGTATAAAAAGGCGAAGTATGTTTGAAGACAGTGTAGGGGAATCCGTGGGGCAGAAGCCAGACAGCGCACAGGGTAAGGAGGATAGCAATTCAGGAAGTACTGAGGATCTTGGAAAGCAAGATGCAGCCAAGGGGAGTAAGAAAGGAAAGGGGAAAAATAAGGATGAGTGTCAGATATCATGA